The proteins below are encoded in one region of Apodemus sylvaticus chromosome 13, mApoSyl1.1, whole genome shotgun sequence:
- the LOC127664065 gene encoding interferon-inducible GTPase 1-like, whose translation MGQLFSNTPNNEDNGNLESSFTKYFRKYKPETKIISEETTRSIELHLKKGDIQGANSVIRDALKNIDNAPINIAVTGESGAGKSSLINALREIEHKEKGAAKVGVTETTMKIDSYKHPRVKNLTLWDLPGIGTMKFQPKDYLEKVEFKKYDFFIIASSTRFTKHELDLAKAIRIMKKNFYFVRTKVDFDLENEEKCHPHDFDRETTLNLIRKSYLDGFRESKIEEPQVFLISNHSLSDYDFPLLMDTLIKDLPAEKRHNFLLSLPNITEAAIQKKYNSTKQFIWLDAMKDGLLATVPVVGILKDLDMDRLKNILNHYRDLFGVDDESLMAMAKDSQVSVELLKKKLKSPYLLELKEETLGGMLLNCLEKFASANGGLLATGLYFRKTYYLEFHFLDTVAEDAEVLLKEAYSKK comes from the coding sequence ATGGGTCAGCTCTTCTCTAATACACCTAACAATGAAGACAATGGAAATTTGGAGTCCAGCTTCACTAAATATTTTAGGAAGTATAAGCCAGAAACCAAAATAATTTCTGAGGAAACCACCCGTTCAATAGAGTTACACCTGAAAAAGGGGGACATTCAGGGAGCAAACTCTGTAATCAGAGATGCATTAAAAAATATTGATAATGCCCCAATAAATATTGCTGTGACAGGAGAGTCTGGAGCGGGGAAGTCCAGCCTCATCAATGCCCTGAGAGAAATTGAACATAAAGAGAAAGGTGCAGCTAAAGTGGGGGTAACAGAGACAACCATGAAGATAGATTCATACAAACACCCCAGAGTTAAAAATTTGACGTTATGGGACCTGCCTGGTATTGGAACTATGAAATTTCAACCAAAAGATTATCTGGAAAAGGTAGAGTTCAAAAAGTATGACTTCTTCATTATTGCTTCTTCCACACGATTTACAAAACATGAACTAGACCTCGCCAAAGCAATCAGAATTATGAAAAAGAATTTCTACTTCGTGAGAACCAAGGTGGACTTTGATctggaaaatgaagagaaatgccATCCACATGACTTTGACAGAGAAACCACCCTGAACCTTATCCGAAAGTCCTATCTGGATGGCTTTAGGGAGAGTAAAATTGAGGAGCCTCAGGTTTTCTTGATATCTAACCACAGTTTATCTGACTATGATTTTCCACTCCTGATGGACACCCTGATTAAGGACCTTCCTGCTGAAAAGCGCCACAACTTTCTGCTTTCCTTGCCTAATATCACTGAGGCAGCCATCCAAAAAAAGTACAACTCCACTAAGCAGTTTATCTGGTTGGACGCCATGAAGGATGGACTTTTGGCGACTGTTCCTGTAGTGGGCATTTTAAAGGACTTGGATATGGATAGGCTGAAGAATATTTTAAACCACTATCGTGACCTCTTTGGAGTAGATGATGAATCCCTAATGGCCATGGCTAAGGATTCCCAAGTGTCTGTTGaactactgaaaaaaaaacttaagtctCCTTATTTGTTggaacttaaagaggaaacattagGAGGAATGCTTTTGAACTGTTTGGAGAAATTTGCCTCAGCTAATGGTGGGCTCCTGGCAACAGGTCTTTACTTCAGGAAAACTTATTACCTAGAATTTCATTTCCTTGATACAGTGGCTGAAGATGCCGAAGTTCTCCTTAAAGAGGCATATTCAAAAAAATAG
- the LOC127664068 gene encoding interferon-inducible GTPase 1-like, giving the protein MGQLFSGTSRREALCSSFTGYFQKFKAENKIISQETITSVELYLTLGDLQQVNDTITYALRELASAPLNVAVIGESGTGKSSFINVFRGVGHEEETAAPVGVVETTMRRTPYRHPNIPNVVIWDLPGIGTTNFPPKDYLEKVKFCEYDFFIIISATRFRKNDIDLAKAVSIMKKDFYFVRTKVDIDLENEKQCKDTFGREAFLQHIRSHCVNMFKKNDLDVPPIFLISNKNVSDYDFPILKVMLKNKLSTHTHRNIMFSLPNITEAVIERKCNSIQQFIWLEAFKDGVLTSIPAVGILKDSDVEKLKTSLNHYRVLLGVDDATLEFMAKDSQVPVEQLKKITKSPYLLETKNRKTLEGMFVKYIEKSVSANDRLLATGLYFRKAFYLQLLLLDTVAEDAKVLLRKTHSRN; this is encoded by the coding sequence ATGGGTCAGCTGTTCTCTGGCACATCTAGGAGGGAAGCCTTGTGCTCTAGcttcactggatattttcagaagtttaaggcagaaaacaaaatcatttctcaggaaaccatCACGTCAGTTGAGTTATACCTGACACTAGGAGACCTTCAGCAAGTAAATGATACAATTACTTATGCATTAAGAGAACTTGCTAGTGCCCCACTCAATGTCGCTGTGATAGGAGAGTCTGGAACGGGCAAGTCCAGTTTCATCAATGTCTTCAGGGGGGTTGGACATGAAGAGGAAACTGCAGCTCCAGTTGGGGTAGTGGAGACAACCATGAGGAGAACTCCATACAGACACCCCAACATTCCAAATGTGGTTATTTGGGACCTGCCTGGTATTGGAACGACAAATTTCCCACCGAAAGATTATCTGGAGAAAGTAAAGTTCTGTGAGTATGACTTCTTCATTATTATTTCGGCCACACGCTTTAGGAAAAATGATATAGACCTCGCCAAAGCAGTCAGCATCATGAAGAAGGATTTCTACTTTGTGAGAACTAAGGTGGACATAGATctagaaaatgaaaagcaatgCAAAGACACCTTTGGCAGAGAAGCCTTCCTGCAGCATATCCGAAGCCATTGTGTGAATATGTTTAAGAAGAATGACCTTGATGTGCCACCAATCTTCCTGATCTCAAACAAAAATGTTTCTGACTATGATTTCCCAATCCTGAAGGTCATGCTGAAAAACAAACTGTCTACTCACACACATCGGAATATTATGTTTTCCTTGCCTAATATTACGGAGGCAGtcattgaaagaaaatgcaactCTATACAGCAGTTTATCTGGCTAGAAGCCTTCAAAGATGGAGTTTTGACGTCTATTCCTGCAGTGGGCATCCTCAAGGACAGTGATGTGGAGAAGTTAAAGACTAGTTTAAACCACTATCGAGTTCTCTTGGGAGTAGATGATGCAACCCTGGAGTTCATGGCAAAGGATTCCCAAGTGCCTGTTGaacaactgaaaaaaatcactaaatctcCTTATTTGTTGGAAACTAAGAACAGAAAAACATTAGAAGGAATGTTtgtaaaatatatagagaaatcTGTTTCAGCCAATGATCGGCTCCTGGCAACAGGTCTTTACTTTAGGAAAGCCTTTTACTTACAACTTCTTCTCCTTGACACAGTGGCTGAAGATGCCAAAGTTCTCCTTAGAAAGACACACTCAAGAAACTAG